From Medicago truncatula cultivar Jemalong A17 chromosome 7, MtrunA17r5.0-ANR, whole genome shotgun sequence, a single genomic window includes:
- the LOC11429111 gene encoding protein AUXIN SIGNALING F-BOX 2, protein MNYFPDEVIEHVFDYVVSHSDRNSLSLVCKSWYRIERFTRQRVFIGNCYSISPERLVERFPDLKSLTLKGKPHFADFSLVPHGWGGFVYPWIEALAKNKVGLEELRLKRMVVSDESLELLSRSFVNFKSLVLVSCEGFTTDGLAAVAANCRSLRELDLQENEVEDHKGQWLSCFPESCTSLVSLNFACLKGDINLGALERLVSRSPNLKSLRLNRSVPVDALQRILTRAPQLMDLGIGSFFHDLNSDAYAMFKATILKCKSITSLSGFLEVAPFSLAAIYPICQNLTSLNLSYAAGILGIELIKLIRHCGKLQRLWIMDRIGDLGLGVVASTCKELQELRVFPSAPFGNQAAVTEKGLVAISMGCPKLHSLLYFCHQMTNAALIAVAKNCPNFIRFRLCILDATKPDPDTMQPLDEGFGAIVQSCKRLRRLSLSGQLTDQVFLYIGMYAEQLEMLSIAFAGESDKGMLYVLNGCKKIRKLEIRDCPFGDTALLTDIGKYETMRSLWMSSCEVTVEACKTLAKKMPRLNVEIFSESEQADCYVEDGQRVEKMYLYRTVAGKREDAPDYVWTL, encoded by the exons atgaattattTTCCAGACGAGGTAATAGAACATGTTTTTGACTATGTGGTTTCACATAGTGACAGAAACTCTTTGTCTTTGGTATGCAAAAGTTGGTATAGAATAGAGAGATTTACAAGACAAAGGGTGTTCATAGGAAACTGTTACTCTATTAGTCCTGAGAGGTTGGTGGAGAGGTTTCCTGATCTGAAATCTTTAACTTTGAAGGGAAAACCTCATTTTGCTGATTTTAGTTTGGTTCCTCATGGTTGGGGTGGTTTTGTTTATCCATGGATTGAAGCACTTGCTAAGAATAAGGTTGGTTTGGAGGAACTTAGGTTGAAGAGGATGGTTGTGTCAGATGAGAGCCTTGAGCTACTTTCTCGTTCTTTTGTGAATTTTAAGTCTTTAGTTCTTGTTAGCTGTGAAGGGTTCACCACTGATGGCCTTGCTGCTGTTGCTGCTAATTGCAG GTCTCTTAGGGAGCTAGACCTGCAAGAGAATGAAGTTGAAGATCACAAAGGACAGTGGCTAAGTTGCTTTCCAGAGAGTTGCACCTCACTTGTCTCTCTTAATTTCGCTTGCCTTAAAGGAGATATTAATTTGGGAGCACTTGAGAGACTTGTGTCAAGATCTCCTAACCTTAAGAGTCTAAGGTTAAACAGATCTGTGCCTGTCGATGCACTGCAAAGGATACTAACGCGAGCACCTCAACTAATGGATTTAGGAATTGGATCATTTTTCCATGATCTCAATTCAGATGCCTATGCTATGTTTAAGGCCACCATTCTCAAGTGCAAGTCAATAACCAGTTTGTCAGGGTTTTTGGAAGTGGCTCCTTTTAGCCTTGCAGCTATTTATCCAATTTGCCAGAACTTAACATCCTTGAACTTGAGCTATGCCGCAGGCATTCTGGGCATTGAGCTCATAAAACTTATCCGCCACTGTGGGAAACTACAGCGCTTATGG ATAATGGATCGCATTGGAGACTTGGGACTAGGTGTTGTAGCTAGCACATGTAAAGAATTGCAAGAATTAAGAGTTTTCCCATCAGCTCCATTTGGAAACCAAGCAGCTGTTACCGAAAAAGGACTTGTAGCGATATCAATGGGATGTCCTAAGCTTCACTCATTACTCTACTTCTGTCACCAGATGACCAATGCTGCTCTCATAGCAGTGGCCAAAAACTGCCCAAATTTTATCCGATTTAGGTTATGCATCCTGGATGCAACAAAACCTGACCCTGACACAATGCAGCCACTAGATGAAGGTTTTGGGGCGATTGTGCAGTCATGCAAGCGACTGAGGCGGCTATCACTCTCAGGTCAGTTGACCGACCAGGTTTTCCTTTACATTGGTATGTATGCTGAGCAGCTTGAAATGTTATCTATTGCATTTGCTGGCGAGAGTGACAAGGGAATGCTCTATGTATTGAACGGATGCAAAAAGATTCGCAAGCTTGAGATTAGAGACTGTCCTTTCGGAGACACGGCGCTTCTAACAGACATAGGGAAGTATGAAACAATGCGATCCCTTTGGATGTCGTCGTGCGAGGTGACTGTAGAAGCATGCAAGACACTGGCAAAGAAGATGCCGAGGTTGAATGTGGAGATTTTCAGTGAAAGTGAACAGGCAGATTGTTACGTGGAAGATGGGCAGAGAGTCGAGAAGATGTATTTGTATCGTACAGTGGCTGGGAAAAGGGAGGATGCACCAGACTATGTATGGACTCTGTAG
- the LOC11436791 gene encoding pheromone-processing carboxypeptidase KEX1 — MAEPETNNHEEPTFPTKRKPDQEETHHLPNKNPKLTSTTTVDQETELPTTVNSSSDAVPNNEPENNTDDDDEDDEDEENSDEEPVVDRKGKGIMRDDKGKGKMIEEEDEDDDDSDDSDDSDDDSDGNVSGSDSDFSDDPLAEVDLDNILPSRTRRRTAQSGVRISGGTPNAD, encoded by the coding sequence ATGGCTGAACCCGAAACCAACAACCACGAAGAACCCACATTCCCCACCAAACGCAAACCCGATCAAGAAGAAACCCATCACCTCCCCAACAAAAACCCCAAGCTAACTTCCACCACCACCGTAGACCAAGAAACCGAACTTCCCACCACCGTCAATTCTTCTTCCGACGCCGTTCCCAACAACGAACCCGAAAACAACACTGACGACGATGACGAAGACGACGAGGATGAGGAGAATTCCGATGAGGAGCCTGTGGTGGACAGGAAGGGAAAAGGGATTATGCGAGATGACAAGGGAAAAGGGAAAATGATTGAAGAAGAAGAcgaggatgatgatgatagtGACGATAGTGATGACAGCGATGATGATTCTGACGGCAATGTTTCTGGTAGTGACAGTGATTTTTCTGATGATCCACTTGCGGAGGTTGATTTGGATAACATTCTTCCCTCTAGGACTCGGCGGCGAACTGCTCAGTCTGGAGTGCGCATTTCTGGTGGCACGCCGAATGCTGATTAG